One genomic region from Candidatus Methylomirabilota bacterium encodes:
- the nrdR gene encoding transcriptional regulator NrdR, whose amino-acid sequence MKCPFCGHTEDRVVDSRVGRDGEFIRRRRECLKCHRRYTTYEYIEDVLPHVEKRDGRREPFDRQKLRNSILKACEKRSVAVQKVDEIVTEVEAQLHERAEKEIKYNELGELVMEHLKKLDQVAYVRFASVYRQFQDVSQFSDTVNQLKGLLKEDKVKPPVPKPRVLAKTK is encoded by the coding sequence ATGAAGTGCCCGTTCTGTGGCCACACGGAGGATCGAGTCGTCGACTCGAGGGTGGGCCGGGACGGGGAGTTCATCCGGCGGCGGCGCGAGTGCCTCAAGTGCCACCGCCGGTACACGACCTACGAGTACATCGAGGACGTCCTGCCGCACGTCGAGAAACGTGACGGCCGGCGGGAGCCCTTCGACCGCCAGAAGCTCCGCAACTCCATCCTCAAGGCCTGCGAGAAGCGATCGGTGGCCGTGCAGAAGGTCGACGAGATCGTGACCGAGGTCGAGGCCCAGCTCCACGAGCGCGCCGAGAAGGAGATCAAGTACAACGAGCTGGGCGAGCTGGTGATGGAGCACCTCAAGAAGCTCGATCAGGTCGCCTACGTCCGCTTCGCCTCCGTCTACCGCCAGTTCCAGGACGTCTCGCAGTTCTCCGACACGGTGAACCAGCTCAAGGGGCTCCTCAAGGAGGACAAGGTCAAACCGCCCGTGCCCAAGCCGCGCGTGCTCGCCAAGACCAAATAG
- the thiI gene encoding tRNA uracil 4-sulfurtransferase ThiI, translating into MGRLRAAVVVHYHEISLKRGNRPLFLRQLSRNLARATSDLGGVGVEQLTGRIVLDLAGHDRPEVVRARAARVCGVASVALAYRVPSSVEPMKAAIAGLIEGRPFRSFRISARRAFKTYPMTSVELNRELGAFVLERVKGSGARVDLNEPELEIHVEVLPAETFVYADRVPGPGGLPVGASGTVAALLSGGIDSPVAAWRMMKRGCRVVFVHFHSVPYLPATSQAKARALVERLTEWQYRSQLLLVPLGEIQREVVLSVPPPVRVVVYRRMMVRIAEALARTAGALALATGESLGQVASQTLTNIARIDEVAGLPVLRPLIGMDKLEITAEAQRLGTFEISIEPDADCCTLFVPKHPATGVSADEIRAAEARLEIPRLVGMGVEGAALETFEFPTGAAAEGARALRGRCD; encoded by the coding sequence ATGGGCCGGCTGCGCGCCGCCGTGGTCGTCCACTACCACGAGATCAGCCTGAAGCGGGGCAACCGCCCGCTCTTCCTCCGCCAGCTCTCCCGCAACCTGGCGCGCGCGACCTCCGATCTGGGCGGGGTCGGCGTCGAGCAGCTCACGGGACGCATCGTGCTCGATCTCGCGGGCCACGACCGGCCGGAGGTCGTCCGCGCCCGTGCCGCCCGCGTGTGCGGCGTGGCCAGCGTCGCCCTCGCGTATCGCGTCCCCTCGTCGGTCGAGCCGATGAAGGCCGCCATCGCCGGCCTGATCGAAGGGCGGCCGTTCCGGTCGTTCAGGATCTCGGCGCGCCGAGCCTTCAAGACGTACCCCATGACCTCCGTCGAGCTGAACCGTGAGCTGGGCGCGTTCGTCCTGGAGCGCGTCAAGGGCTCGGGCGCGCGGGTGGACCTGAATGAGCCCGAGCTGGAGATCCACGTCGAGGTGCTGCCCGCCGAGACGTTTGTCTATGCGGACCGCGTCCCCGGACCCGGCGGGCTCCCGGTGGGGGCGAGCGGCACCGTGGCCGCCCTGCTGTCGGGCGGCATCGACTCGCCCGTGGCCGCCTGGCGCATGATGAAGCGCGGCTGCCGCGTGGTGTTCGTCCACTTCCACAGCGTGCCGTACCTGCCGGCCACCTCCCAGGCCAAGGCGCGGGCGCTGGTCGAGCGCCTCACGGAGTGGCAGTACCGGTCCCAGCTCCTTCTGGTGCCGCTCGGGGAGATCCAGCGCGAGGTGGTGCTGAGCGTGCCGCCGCCGGTGCGGGTGGTGGTCTACCGACGGATGATGGTGCGGATCGCCGAGGCGCTGGCCCGGACAGCGGGCGCGCTGGCGCTGGCCACGGGGGAGAGCCTGGGGCAGGTCGCGTCGCAGACGCTCACGAACATCGCGCGCATCGACGAGGTCGCGGGGCTGCCGGTGCTGCGCCCGCTCATCGGCATGGACAAGCTGGAGATCACCGCCGAGGCCCAGCGGCTCGGCACGTTCGAGATCTCGATCGAGCCCGATGCCGACTGTTGCACGCTCTTCGTGCCGAAGCACCCGGCGACGGGCGTATCGGCGGATGAGATCCGCGCGGCCGAGGCTCGGCTGGAGATTCCCCGGCTCGTCGGGATGGGGGTCGAGGGGGCGGCGCTGGAGACCTTCGAGTTCCCGACGGGGGCCGCCGCCGAGGGGGCGCGCGCGCTCCGAGGACGATGCGACTGA
- the glyA gene encoding serine hydroxymethyltransferase, with protein MPRLTDVDPDIAKTLREEAQRQNRNLELIASENFVSEAVLEALGSVMTNKYAEGYPGRRYYGGCEVVDIAEDLAIARARELFGAEHANVQPHSGAQANMAVYFAVLKPGDTVLGPNLSHGGHLTAGSPVNYSGKLYKIVPYGVRKDTERIDLDQVRDLARQHHPKLIIAGGSAFPRAIDFRPFAEIAREVGAVLMADIAHPAGLVAAGLHPSPVGLADFVTTTTHKTLRGPRGGMILCQAKDAATLDKVVMPGVQGGPLMHVIAAKAVAFKEALTPEWRAYQQQIVRNAKALAAALLARGYRLVSGGTDTHLILVDLTSRDITGKDAQEALDRAWITVNKNTVPFDTRSPMVTSGIRLGTPALTTRGMREPEMERIAELTDRVLSQLGSSAVEAAVRAEVQELTGRFPLYPDRVK; from the coding sequence ATGCCCCGGCTCACTGACGTCGACCCCGACATCGCCAAGACGCTGCGCGAGGAAGCGCAGCGGCAGAACCGGAACCTCGAGCTGATCGCCTCCGAGAACTTCGTCTCCGAGGCGGTGCTGGAGGCGCTCGGTTCGGTCATGACCAACAAGTACGCCGAGGGCTATCCGGGGCGCCGGTACTACGGGGGCTGCGAGGTGGTCGATATCGCCGAGGACCTGGCGATCGCCCGCGCCCGGGAGCTGTTCGGTGCCGAGCACGCCAACGTCCAGCCTCACTCGGGCGCCCAGGCCAACATGGCCGTCTACTTCGCTGTCCTCAAACCCGGCGACACGGTCCTGGGGCCCAACCTCTCGCACGGCGGCCACCTGACGGCCGGGAGCCCCGTGAACTACTCGGGGAAGCTCTACAAGATCGTGCCCTACGGCGTCCGCAAGGACACCGAGCGGATCGACCTCGACCAGGTGCGCGACCTGGCCCGGCAGCATCACCCCAAGCTGATCATCGCCGGGGGCTCGGCCTTTCCACGCGCCATCGACTTCCGCCCCTTCGCAGAGATCGCGCGCGAAGTCGGTGCCGTCCTGATGGCCGACATCGCCCATCCGGCCGGGTTGGTCGCGGCGGGGCTGCATCCGTCGCCGGTCGGCCTCGCCGACTTCGTCACCACCACCACCCACAAGACCCTGCGCGGCCCTCGGGGCGGCATGATCCTGTGCCAGGCCAAGGACGCGGCGACGCTGGACAAAGTCGTGATGCCGGGAGTGCAGGGCGGTCCGCTCATGCACGTGATCGCCGCCAAGGCGGTGGCGTTCAAGGAGGCCCTCACGCCGGAGTGGCGCGCCTACCAGCAGCAGATCGTCCGCAATGCCAAGGCGCTCGCCGCCGCGCTGCTGGCTCGCGGCTATCGCCTGGTGAGCGGCGGCACCGACACGCATCTCATCCTGGTCGACCTCACCAGCCGCGACATCACGGGCAAAGACGCCCAGGAGGCGCTGGACCGCGCCTGGATCACCGTGAACAAGAACACCGTGCCCTTCGATACCCGCAGCCCCATGGTGACCAGCGGCATCCGGCTGGGGACGCCGGCGCTGACGACGCGGGGCATGCGGGAGCCCGAGATGGAGCGGATCGCCGAGCTCACCGACCGCGTGTTGAGCCAGCTCGGCTCCTCGGCGGTGGAGGCGGCGGTGCGCGCCGAGGTGCAGGAGCTGACCGGTCGGTTTCCCCTCTACCCGGACCGCGTGAAGTGA
- a CDS encoding radical SAM protein — MKRALKKLVFVEPKSTHLHVYTRVCIPRLGSVLLGTIMRSKGYDVRVYIEDIQPVDMAEVLAADLVGISAITSTAPQSYRLADQVRQAGGIVVLGGTHTSFMPDEGLAHGDFVVRGEGEAAFQELVDAIQRGEGFEKIQNLSYQADGRTVHNPERPKIPNLDVNPIPDYQLITGWKPGGVISIATSRGCPFSCTFCSVPGMYGHAFRTHSVARVLEELTLHKGNLYTFFADDIFTANKKRVKELLRGMIERGLTPQWGAQVRTETVDDPELLELMRDSNCFNVYVGFESINPRTLKLFQKKQDLAKIERSIERFHAHQIRIHGMFVVGSDEDDLETIDATADFALKHDIDSVQFMILTPIPGSPDWDTLYAKGDKYVINRNWSFYDGHHTVHQPRRMSPYELQTGAIDAMAKFYSWRGIAKKLWKRDLYYVAIRYWGKKMIKQWWKDEENRAYVQWLRDQLYAEAAQIGHRELKTVGLPEVLLQESVGRLLQRFLGELGVTVVPLAEAAVEGAAARARQTIDCLITPIVKRAAKEREEFYARLATVNIALRAQWGKLPNVSFPLIEGQGPVFEPFAKIGLLFTQNLDRIRAAYKSAGVAEGLWEAA, encoded by the coding sequence ATGAAGCGAGCGCTCAAGAAGCTCGTGTTTGTCGAGCCGAAGTCCACGCACCTCCACGTGTACACCCGGGTGTGTATTCCGCGGCTCGGCTCCGTGCTCTTGGGCACGATCATGCGGAGCAAGGGATACGACGTCCGCGTCTACATCGAGGACATCCAACCCGTGGACATGGCGGAGGTGCTCGCGGCCGATCTGGTGGGCATCTCCGCCATCACCTCCACGGCCCCCCAGTCGTATCGCCTCGCCGACCAGGTGAGGCAGGCGGGCGGGATCGTCGTGCTGGGCGGCACCCACACGAGCTTCATGCCCGACGAAGGGCTCGCCCACGGAGACTTCGTCGTCCGGGGCGAGGGGGAGGCCGCCTTCCAGGAGCTGGTGGACGCCATCCAGCGGGGCGAGGGGTTCGAGAAGATCCAGAATCTCTCGTACCAGGCGGACGGCCGGACCGTGCACAACCCCGAGCGCCCGAAGATCCCCAACCTGGACGTGAACCCGATCCCCGATTACCAGCTCATCACCGGCTGGAAGCCGGGCGGGGTCATCTCCATCGCCACCTCCCGCGGCTGCCCCTTCTCCTGCACCTTCTGCTCGGTGCCGGGGATGTACGGTCACGCCTTCCGCACCCACTCGGTCGCGCGGGTGCTGGAGGAGCTGACGCTGCACAAGGGCAACCTCTACACCTTCTTCGCCGACGACATCTTCACCGCCAACAAGAAGCGCGTGAAGGAGCTCTTGCGGGGGATGATCGAGCGCGGGCTCACGCCCCAGTGGGGCGCCCAGGTGCGCACCGAGACGGTGGACGATCCCGAGCTTCTCGAGCTCATGCGCGACTCGAACTGCTTCAATGTGTACGTGGGGTTCGAGTCCATCAATCCCCGCACGCTCAAGCTCTTCCAGAAGAAGCAGGATCTGGCCAAGATCGAGCGGTCGATCGAGCGCTTCCACGCCCACCAAATCCGGATCCACGGCATGTTCGTGGTCGGCTCGGACGAGGACGACCTCGAGACGATCGACGCGACCGCCGACTTCGCGCTGAAGCACGACATCGACTCCGTGCAGTTCATGATCCTCACGCCGATCCCGGGCTCGCCCGACTGGGACACCCTCTACGCCAAGGGCGACAAGTACGTCATCAACCGGAACTGGTCCTTTTACGACGGCCACCACACGGTCCACCAGCCGCGGCGGATGTCGCCCTACGAGCTCCAGACGGGGGCGATCGATGCGATGGCCAAGTTCTACTCCTGGCGGGGGATCGCCAAGAAGCTCTGGAAGCGGGACCTCTACTACGTGGCCATCCGTTACTGGGGCAAGAAGATGATCAAGCAGTGGTGGAAGGACGAGGAGAACCGCGCCTACGTGCAGTGGCTGCGCGACCAGCTGTACGCGGAGGCTGCGCAGATCGGCCACCGCGAGCTGAAGACGGTCGGGCTGCCCGAGGTGCTGCTCCAGGAATCGGTCGGTCGGCTCCTGCAGCGGTTCCTGGGCGAGCTGGGCGTGACGGTGGTGCCGCTGGCGGAGGCGGCCGTCGAGGGCGCGGCGGCGCGGGCGCGCCAGACCATCGACTGCCTGATCACGCCGATCGTCAAGCGCGCGGCGAAGGAGCGCGAGGAGTTCTACGCGCGCCTGGCGACCGTGAACATCGCGCTGCGCGCCCAGTGGGGCAAGCTCCCCAATGTCAGCTTCCCGCTGATCGAGGGCCAGGGTCCTGTCTTCGAGCCGTTCGCGAAGATCGGGCTCCTCTTCACGCAGAACCTCGATCGCATCCGAGCCGCCTACAAGAGCGCCGGCGTCGCCGAAGGGCTGTGGGAAGCCGCCTGA
- a CDS encoding cytochrome c3 family protein — translation MALAAKERDNRFCVSCHLHDEKFGGLTAAMPGDLAGQHHRQDAAVGCIACHGGADSGMRLTVWAVAGFDTLKFLAGAYQEPTHMRLPLRDADCRQCHTPILRVSRADGEAAGSPARAVDPGAEFEAEEATEGRGGTSYHAIREHDTVRVACVRCHTTHTTDSDATNRFISRTLVVPICLECHKEM, via the coding sequence GTGGCGCTCGCCGCCAAGGAGCGCGACAACCGCTTCTGCGTCTCCTGCCACCTGCACGATGAGAAGTTCGGGGGTCTGACCGCGGCCATGCCTGGCGATCTGGCCGGGCAGCATCACCGCCAGGACGCGGCGGTCGGGTGCATCGCCTGTCACGGCGGCGCCGATTCCGGGATGCGCTTGACGGTCTGGGCCGTGGCGGGGTTCGACACGCTGAAGTTCCTGGCCGGCGCCTATCAGGAGCCGACGCACATGCGGCTGCCGCTGCGCGACGCCGACTGCCGCCAGTGCCACACGCCGATTCTGCGCGTGTCGCGCGCCGACGGCGAGGCGGCGGGGAGCCCGGCGCGGGCCGTCGACCCCGGTGCGGAGTTCGAGGCCGAGGAGGCGACCGAAGGCCGGGGAGGCACCTCCTACCATGCCATCCGCGAGCACGACACGGTGAGGGTGGCTTGCGTGCGCTGTCACACGACGCACACGACGGACAGCGACGCCACCAACCGGTTTATCTCCAGGACGCTCGTCGTCCCCATCTGCCTGGAGTGCCACAAGGAGATGTAA
- the tsaB gene encoding tRNA (adenosine(37)-N6)-threonylcarbamoyltransferase complex dimerization subunit type 1 TsaB, producing the protein MRVLAVETSTLAGGVALLDGERLRGEYSLDVSATHSERLLPAIDRLLTDAAWTPADLQGLAVAVGPGSFTGLRIGLSAVKGLALALGIPVAAVPTLDAMAASLPFASLPVCPVLDARKGEVYCAFYRWDGAAMQRESDYLALAPGALAARMTEPVILLGDAAATIRTPHARPAPPHRRVPSPASVGVLGLARLLAGDTVAVADLVPIYLRPSEAELKRRGVTVH; encoded by the coding sequence GTGCGCGTTCTAGCGGTCGAAACTTCGACGCTGGCGGGCGGCGTGGCCCTGCTGGACGGCGAGCGGCTCCGCGGCGAGTACTCGCTCGACGTGAGCGCCACGCACTCCGAGCGGCTGCTGCCGGCCATCGACCGGTTGCTGACCGACGCCGCCTGGACGCCGGCCGACCTGCAGGGCTTGGCCGTCGCTGTCGGACCCGGCTCGTTCACCGGACTGCGGATCGGGCTGAGCGCGGTGAAGGGGCTGGCGCTGGCCCTCGGCATCCCGGTCGCGGCGGTGCCTACGCTCGACGCGATGGCGGCATCGCTTCCCTTCGCGTCGCTGCCGGTGTGCCCCGTGCTCGACGCCCGTAAGGGGGAGGTCTACTGCGCGTTCTACCGATGGGACGGGGCCGCGATGCAGCGGGAGTCAGACTACCTCGCGCTCGCTCCCGGGGCCCTGGCCGCCCGGATGACGGAGCCCGTCATCCTCCTCGGCGACGCGGCGGCCACCATTCGCACCCCGCATGCGCGCCCGGCCCCGCCGCACCGACGCGTCCCGTCGCCGGCCTCGGTGGGCGTCCTGGGGCTCGCCCGGCTCCTGGCCGGCGATACCGTCGCCGTCGCCGACCTCGTTCCGATCTATCTGCGGCCGTCCGAAGCGGAGCTGAAGCGCCGTGGCGTCACTGTCCACTGA
- a CDS encoding phosphoribosyltransferase family protein, whose amino-acid sequence MSAAPKNDPAAVEVEVREKIHLEILKRTGAYHANDHVLLPSGQHTSEYIEKTLVTTEPSFTEGLGAVIAKHFAQWPVDAVLSTGPGALILSHCVARAHPSRPIVVYGTKGLSGGKRRVTLPVEFQRLIREGARVLLIEDLVSTGTTLDLLINLVEQLGAEVVGIGCLWRRTSVQLNGKPVFSLVSRDFPTYDPSDCPLCKRGIPLNEEFVRRRHLRRPSTVQEPKTP is encoded by the coding sequence ATGAGTGCCGCGCCGAAGAACGATCCCGCCGCCGTCGAGGTGGAGGTCCGTGAAAAGATCCACCTCGAGATCCTCAAGCGGACGGGTGCCTACCACGCCAACGACCACGTGCTGCTGCCCTCGGGGCAGCACACCAGCGAGTACATCGAGAAGACGCTGGTGACGACGGAGCCATCTTTCACCGAAGGGCTCGGCGCCGTCATCGCCAAGCACTTCGCCCAGTGGCCCGTCGATGCCGTGCTCTCCACTGGTCCGGGCGCCCTCATCCTCTCCCACTGCGTGGCGCGGGCGCACCCTTCACGCCCGATTGTCGTTTATGGCACGAAGGGACTGTCCGGTGGCAAGCGGCGGGTCACGCTGCCCGTCGAGTTCCAGCGCCTGATCCGGGAGGGCGCGCGCGTCCTGCTGATCGAAGACCTCGTCAGTACCGGCACCACGCTCGACCTCCTGATCAACCTTGTCGAGCAGTTGGGCGCCGAGGTGGTGGGGATCGGGTGCCTTTGGCGCCGCACGTCTGTGCAACTGAACGGCAAGCCAGTCTTCAGTCTGGTGAGCAGGGACTTTCCGACCTACGATCCGTCAGATTGTCCTCTATGTAAAAGGGGAATACCACTGAACGAAGAGTTCGTCCGGAGGCGGCACCTGCGGCGTCCCTCGACCGTACAGGAGCCTAAGACCCCGTAG
- the meaB gene encoding methylmalonyl Co-A mutase-associated GTPase MeaB: protein MPDPKTRPQKIDALVERMLAGDRLALARLITHVENRREAVPAIMRAIHPRAQGAYVVGVTGPPGAGKSTVVDRLTALLRAREQTVGVVAVDPSSPFTGGAVLGDRIRMQAHALDPGVFIRSMATRGAFGGLARATGDVIKLLAAFGFPWILIETVGVGQTELDIMKLADTTVVILVPESGDAIQTMKAGLMEAADVFVVNKADRTGAPALMAELKFAAHLASTSPTAPRDVDWEIPVLATEAQNNGGMAELLDTVVGHRAALEGAGALAERRRARRRDEFKSLLVEEFRDSVERMLRSGDLAQTFDRVADGQLDPYAAAEVVLAVLSLGHS from the coding sequence ATGCCTGATCCGAAGACCCGCCCGCAGAAAATCGACGCGCTCGTCGAGCGCATGCTGGCCGGCGACCGGCTGGCGCTGGCGCGTCTCATCACCCACGTCGAGAACCGCAGGGAGGCGGTGCCCGCCATCATGCGCGCGATCCATCCGCGGGCGCAGGGCGCCTACGTCGTGGGCGTGACGGGGCCACCCGGCGCCGGTAAATCGACAGTCGTGGACCGGCTGACCGCGCTGCTCCGCGCGCGCGAGCAGACCGTCGGCGTCGTCGCCGTGGATCCGTCGAGTCCGTTCACGGGGGGCGCGGTGCTGGGCGATCGCATCCGCATGCAGGCCCACGCGCTCGACCCCGGCGTCTTCATCCGGAGCATGGCGACGCGCGGCGCCTTCGGCGGGCTGGCCCGCGCCACCGGCGACGTCATCAAGCTCCTGGCCGCGTTCGGGTTTCCGTGGATCCTCATCGAGACCGTGGGCGTGGGCCAGACCGAGCTCGACATCATGAAGCTCGCCGACACGACGGTGGTCATCCTGGTGCCGGAGTCGGGCGACGCCATCCAGACGATGAAGGCGGGCCTCATGGAGGCGGCCGACGTCTTCGTCGTCAACAAGGCCGACCGCACCGGCGCCCCCGCCCTGATGGCGGAGCTGAAGTTCGCCGCCCACCTGGCCTCCACCAGCCCCACCGCGCCGCGCGACGTCGACTGGGAGATCCCCGTGCTGGCGACGGAGGCCCAGAACAACGGCGGGATGGCCGAGCTGCTCGACACGGTCGTCGGCCACCGCGCAGCTCTGGAGGGAGCGGGCGCGCTGGCCGAACGGCGCCGGGCCCGGCGGCGCGACGAGTTCAAGAGTCTCCTGGTGGAGGAGTTCAGGGACAGCGTGGAGCGGATGCTGCGCTCGGGCGACCTGGCCCAGACGTTCGATCGGGTCGCCGACGGGCAGCTCGACCCGTACGCCGCCGCGGAGGTCGTTCTCGCCGTGCTATCGTTGGGACACTCATGA
- a CDS encoding 6-phosphogluconolactonase, with product MRLIVFREAEELAAAAAALVRERVGAKPDLAMAVPAGRTPRRMYALLRELQATVAVDFSRLRVFSVDELCRPAPASGYFWQQVCHEFLEWAGVPGARCHPFRIDAADLEEMCRAYEKVIVEVGGLDLVMLGLGPNAHLASNEPGAPFDSVTRPVPLLPETVQYILTDQVNLTLAGGAVADRAVTLGLSTIAAAREVVVLVSGRGKRAALRRLVDGPVSPEIPASVLRNHPRCTVLADRNAYP from the coding sequence ATGCGACTGATCGTCTTTCGCGAGGCCGAGGAGCTGGCTGCGGCCGCGGCCGCGCTGGTACGCGAGCGCGTCGGGGCCAAGCCCGATCTCGCCATGGCCGTGCCGGCGGGGCGCACACCCCGCCGGATGTACGCGCTGCTGCGCGAGCTGCAGGCCACGGTGGCCGTCGACTTCTCGCGTCTGCGGGTCTTCTCGGTGGATGAGCTCTGTCGCCCGGCGCCCGCCAGCGGCTATTTCTGGCAGCAGGTCTGCCACGAGTTCCTGGAGTGGGCGGGCGTGCCGGGCGCGCGGTGCCATCCCTTTCGGATCGACGCGGCCGACCTGGAGGAGATGTGCCGGGCCTACGAGAAAGTCATCGTCGAGGTGGGCGGGTTGGACCTCGTGATGCTGGGGCTCGGACCGAACGCCCACCTGGCCTCCAACGAGCCGGGGGCACCCTTCGACTCGGTGACCCGTCCGGTCCCGCTCCTGCCCGAAACCGTGCAGTACATCCTCACCGACCAGGTCAACCTGACGCTGGCCGGGGGCGCCGTCGCGGACCGCGCGGTGACGCTGGGGCTCTCGACGATCGCCGCAGCGCGCGAGGTCGTCGTCCTGGTGAGCGGCCGCGGCAAGCGCGCCGCGCTCCGGCGGCTCGTCGACGGTCCGGTGAGCCCGGAGATCCCCGCCTCCGTCCTCAGAAACCATCCGCGCTGCACGGTTCTCGCCGACCGGAACGCGTATCCGTGA
- the rimI gene encoding ribosomal protein S18-alanine N-acetyltransferase — MSPADLDEVLAIERASFSMPWSRGAFLYEMEQNRVARCNVIREDGRLVGYVCLWEVADELHITNIAVHPSARRRGIGRALLGQVLDEARGRALRLVVLEVRPSNAEARALYESFGFRVVGRRRGYYYDTGEDALVMEASLGGDSRSAASRGNRHYR, encoded by the coding sequence ATGAGCCCGGCCGATCTCGACGAGGTGCTCGCCATCGAGCGCGCCTCGTTCTCGATGCCCTGGTCACGGGGCGCCTTCCTCTATGAGATGGAGCAGAACCGGGTGGCGCGCTGCAACGTCATCCGCGAGGACGGCCGGCTCGTCGGCTACGTCTGCCTGTGGGAGGTCGCGGACGAGTTGCACATCACGAACATCGCGGTGCACCCGTCCGCGCGCCGACGGGGGATCGGGCGGGCGCTGCTGGGTCAGGTGCTCGACGAGGCCCGCGGACGGGCGCTGCGGCTGGTCGTCCTGGAGGTCCGGCCCAGCAACGCCGAAGCGCGCGCGCTGTACGAGTCGTTCGGCTTCCGGGTCGTCGGGCGGCGCCGCGGCTACTATTACGACACGGGCGAGGACGCGCTGGTCATGGAGGCGAGCCTGGGGGGGGACAGCCGGAGCGCGGCGTCGCGGGGGAACCGGCATTACCGGTGA